The following proteins come from a genomic window of Elusimicrobiota bacterium:
- a CDS encoding N-acetyltransferase gives MKIRSAKMSDVKQMHALVEYYANKKEMLHRPLNDMYENIQEFAICEDKGKIVGCGALHVSWEDLAEIKALAIAQNYQKKGIGSKLVVTLEKRAKELGIKKIFALTFKPSFFLKQGYKKIKRDELPHKIWGECVKCHLFPDCGEVPLAKKL, from the coding sequence ATGAAAATTAGATCGGCAAAAATGTCAGATGTAAAACAAATGCACGCATTGGTTGAATACTATGCGAACAAGAAGGAAATGCTGCATAGGCCTCTTAACGACATGTACGAAAACATACAGGAATTTGCAATTTGCGAAGATAAAGGCAAAATTGTCGGCTGTGGAGCCTTGCATGTTTCTTGGGAAGATCTTGCTGAAATAAAAGCTTTAGCTATTGCGCAGAACTATCAAAAAAAAGGTATAGGCTCCAAGCTTGTGGTAACGCTTGAGAAAAGAGCAAAAGAACTGGGAATAAAAAAGATTTTTGCTTTAACGTTTAAGCCTTCTTTCTTTTTGAAACAAGGCTATAAAAAAATCAAAAGAGACGAGCTGCCGCATAAAATTTGGGGAGAATGCGTGAAATGCCACCTTTTCCCTGATTGCGGCGAAGTGCCTTTGGCAAAGAAGTTATAG
- a CDS encoding 2-oxoacid:acceptor oxidoreductase family protein has protein sequence MNSIKENKQTEIIIAGYGGQGVLFAGTLLSQTALEENKKTTWFPSYGAEIRGGTANSSVIVSNEEIGSPIIVNPDILIALNEQSFKKFFPKAKENALIIINSSLVKDIPKGKNIVSIPATEIADKELKDVRVANIVALGAYLKASNIMPLSSAKKACETVLADKPKMISLNQKALEMGYNYIK, from the coding sequence ATGAATTCAATTAAAGAAAATAAACAAACTGAAATAATCATTGCAGGTTACGGCGGCCAGGGCGTGCTTTTTGCCGGAACCCTTTTATCGCAAACTGCTTTAGAAGAAAACAAAAAAACGACGTGGTTTCCTTCTTACGGCGCTGAGATAAGAGGAGGCACGGCAAATTCTTCTGTAATAGTCTCCAATGAAGAAATAGGCTCCCCCATAATCGTTAATCCCGATATTCTGATAGCTTTGAATGAACAATCGTTCAAGAAATTTTTCCCTAAAGCAAAAGAGAATGCTTTAATAATTATAAACTCTTCTTTGGTTAAGGACATTCCAAAAGGCAAAAACATTGTTTCTATTCCCGCCACTGAAATAGCTGACAAAGAATTGAAAGATGTGCGTGTCGCAAACATCGTTGCGCTCGGCGCATATCTTAAGGCAAGCAATATTATGCCGTTATCAAGCGCAAAAAAGGCTTGCGAAACTGTTTTAGCCGATAAACCTAAGATGATTTCTTTAAATCAAAAAGCGCTGGAGATGGGTTACAATTACATAAAATAG
- a CDS encoding thiamine pyrophosphate-dependent enzyme, with amino-acid sequence MNKILTKPEALKDNPHLYCPGCGHGIIHRLVAEVIDELGVREKTIAVAPVGCAVFAYDYFNFDVTEAPHGRPPAVATGIKRVLPDRIVFSYQGDGDLAAIGTAETIHAANRGENITIIFVNNATYGMTGGQMAPTTLIGQKTATTPFGRDPKRDGYPMKVCELLSSLEGVSYLERVAVYNPANIIKAKKAIKKAFQKQIDGKGFSLVEVLSQCPVDWGMTPKDSIKWVEETFVKTFPLGVFKDK; translated from the coding sequence ATGAATAAAATATTAACTAAACCAGAAGCGTTAAAAGATAATCCGCATCTTTATTGTCCCGGTTGCGGCCATGGCATTATTCATAGGCTTGTTGCTGAAGTAATTGATGAATTGGGAGTCAGAGAAAAAACAATTGCCGTAGCTCCGGTCGGTTGCGCGGTTTTTGCATATGATTACTTCAATTTTGACGTTACAGAAGCGCCGCACGGCAGGCCTCCCGCGGTTGCAACAGGTATAAAAAGGGTTTTGCCCGACAGAATAGTTTTTTCTTATCAGGGTGACGGCGATCTGGCAGCTATTGGAACGGCAGAAACTATACATGCCGCAAACCGCGGTGAAAATATCACAATAATTTTTGTCAATAACGCTACTTACGGTATGACCGGCGGTCAAATGGCTCCAACTACATTAATTGGTCAAAAGACCGCTACAACCCCGTTCGGGAGAGATCCTAAAAGGGACGGCTACCCGATGAAGGTATGCGAGCTTTTGTCATCACTTGAAGGAGTAAGTTATCTTGAAAGAGTTGCGGTATATAACCCTGCCAACATAATAAAAGCGAAAAAAGCTATAAAGAAAGCTTTTCAAAAACAAATTGACGGGAAAGGTTTTTCTTTAGTAGAAGTTTTGTCGCAATGTCCCGTTGACTGGGGAATGACGCCGAAGGATTCTATAAAATGGGTAGAAGAAACCTTTGTAAAAACATTCCCTTTGGGAGTTTTTAAAGATAAATAA
- a CDS encoding 3-methyl-2-oxobutanoate dehydrogenase subunit VorB, whose amino-acid sequence MKKVLMKGNIALCEGAIAAGCMAYFGYPITPQNEVPAHMSKRMVELGRVFLQSESELAAINMVLGSAVTGTRAMTSSSSPGISLKQEGISYLAGCELPCVIANIQRGGPGLGNIAGSQGDYFQSTKGGGHGDYRMIVLAPYSVQEMYNFAYASFDLAEKYRNPVLILSDGIIGQMMEPVEIAEVKEKKTSYPKDWTLQGCKGREPRFIRSLLMDEGALEKHNLKLKKKFDEITKNEVRYETYEVEDAEIIIVAFGISARVAKTAMKKARKEGIKAGLIRPVTLWPFPSEIVAKYAKTCKNFLVVEMNLGQMVEDVQLAVCGKSDVEFLGRPGGSAVNEKEVFDKIKTIKGV is encoded by the coding sequence ATGAAAAAAGTATTGATGAAAGGAAACATTGCTTTGTGCGAAGGAGCCATTGCTGCGGGCTGTATGGCATATTTCGGCTATCCGATTACCCCCCAAAACGAGGTTCCTGCCCACATGTCAAAAAGGATGGTTGAACTGGGACGGGTTTTTTTGCAGTCTGAATCCGAACTTGCCGCGATAAATATGGTTTTAGGTTCTGCCGTAACAGGAACACGTGCTATGACTTCGTCTTCTTCCCCAGGAATATCACTAAAACAGGAAGGCATATCCTATCTTGCAGGTTGTGAGCTTCCCTGCGTAATAGCAAATATTCAAAGAGGCGGGCCCGGGCTTGGGAACATTGCCGGCTCTCAAGGTGATTATTTCCAGTCTACAAAAGGGGGCGGCCACGGAGATTACAGGATGATAGTTTTAGCCCCTTACTCGGTTCAGGAAATGTATAATTTCGCTTACGCCTCGTTTGATTTGGCTGAAAAATATAGAAATCCGGTTTTAATTCTTTCGGATGGAATCATAGGACAGATGATGGAACCGGTAGAAATTGCGGAAGTCAAGGAAAAAAAGACTTCTTACCCTAAAGACTGGACATTGCAGGGGTGCAAGGGCCGCGAGCCAAGGTTTATTCGTTCCCTTTTGATGGATGAAGGCGCGCTTGAAAAACATAATCTTAAATTGAAGAAAAAATTTGATGAAATAACAAAAAATGAGGTTAGATACGAAACTTATGAAGTTGAAGACGCAGAAATAATTATTGTAGCTTTCGGTATATCGGCCCGAGTCGCAAAAACTGCAATGAAAAAGGCAAGAAAAGAGGGCATAAAAGCAGGGCTTATACGCCCCGTTACCCTTTGGCCGTTTCCTTCTGAAATAGTAGCCAAATATGCTAAAACTTGCAAGAATTTTTTGGTTGTTGAAATGAACCTCGGGCAAATGGTTGAAGACGTACAGCTTGCGGTATGCGGTAAAAGTGACGTTGAGTTTTTGGGCCGTCCCGGAGGTTCGGCTGTAAACGAAAAGGAAGTATTTGATAAAATCAAAACGATAAAAGGCGTTTAG
- a CDS encoding 4Fe-4S binding protein, with the protein MPKIEIRLDRCKGCTLCVGVCPKNCIEMSNTFNKVGYHYAKFVKEKECTGCGFCYQICPDVCIDVYK; encoded by the coding sequence ATGCCGAAAATTGAAATAAGACTAGATAGGTGCAAAGGCTGTACGCTTTGTGTCGGCGTATGCCCTAAAAATTGCATAGAGATGTCAAACACTTTTAATAAAGTTGGCTATCATTATGCCAAATTCGTGAAAGAAAAAGAGTGCACGGGATGCGGATTCTGTTATCAAATTTGTCCGGATGTCTGTATTGATGTATATAAATAG
- a CDS encoding N-glycosylase/DNA lyase: MKNQLKVYERLFCNTPDIEPINSRKLRLFWMKVKNKIENRLNEFKKIWSGGSEEDIFAELVFCLFTPQSKAVSCGEAVRILSNKGLLIKGDSKNISKEINIVRFRNNKAKYLVEARNKFYLNSKLKIKEKISSFLDVFELRDWLVENIKGLGFKEASHFLRNVGFGKDFAILDRHILKNIKRLNVINSIPKTISKKTYLKIEEKMKKFAKKVEIPLDHLDLLFWSMETGEIFK; encoded by the coding sequence ATGAAAAATCAATTAAAAGTTTATGAAAGACTTTTCTGTAATACCCCAGATATTGAACCAATAAACTCAAGGAAATTGCGATTATTTTGGATGAAGGTTAAGAATAAAATTGAAAATCGCTTGAACGAGTTTAAGAAAATTTGGTCCGGAGGCAGCGAAGAAGATATATTTGCAGAACTTGTCTTTTGTCTTTTCACTCCCCAATCAAAAGCAGTATCTTGCGGGGAAGCAGTAAGGATACTTTCCAATAAAGGGTTGTTGATAAAAGGGGATAGCAAAAATATTTCAAAAGAAATTAACATTGTTCGTTTCAGAAACAATAAAGCAAAATATTTGGTTGAGGCCAGAAATAAATTTTATTTAAACAGTAAATTGAAAATAAAAGAGAAAATATCAAGCTTTTTGGACGTTTTTGAATTAAGAGATTGGCTTGTTGAAAATATAAAAGGTTTGGGTTTTAAAGAAGCGAGCCATTTTTTGAGAAACGTAGGTTTTGGGAAAGATTTTGCTATTTTAGACCGGCATATTTTGAAAAATATTAAAAGGTTGAATGTAATAAATTCAATTCCCAAAACAATTTCAAAAAAAACTTACCTTAAGATAGAAGAAAAGATGAAAAAGTTTGCCAAAAAAGTTGAAATACCTTTAGATCATTTAGACCTGCTTTTCTGGTCTATGGAAACAGGAGAAATATTTAAATAA
- a CDS encoding flavin reductase family protein, with translation MNLNALSKISYGMFVISSKKNNKFNGQIANTVFQVSAQPPMIAISINKQNLTHKYISESKVFTAAVLSEETPMKYIGLFGFKSGINTDKFKECESKIGVTGARIATDYAVAYFEAEVVGSLDAQTHTIFTGKIVASEIISEKEPMTYAYYHKIKGGLSPKTAPTYIVNQQ, from the coding sequence ATGAATTTGAATGCTTTGAGTAAAATCAGTTACGGTATGTTTGTAATATCTTCCAAAAAAAACAATAAATTTAACGGTCAGATTGCCAATACTGTTTTTCAGGTTAGCGCCCAACCGCCGATGATAGCGATAAGCATTAACAAACAAAATCTTACACATAAATATATATCTGAAAGCAAAGTTTTTACTGCCGCTGTTTTGTCGGAGGAAACGCCGATGAAATATATTGGGCTTTTTGGTTTTAAATCAGGTATAAATACAGATAAGTTTAAAGAATGTGAATCTAAAATTGGCGTTACCGGAGCGCGTATTGCTACGGATTATGCGGTTGCTTACTTTGAAGCAGAAGTTGTCGGCAGTCTTGATGCGCAAACACATACTATTTTTACGGGGAAAATTGTTGCTTCAGAAATTATTTCAGAAAAAGAACCGATGACATACGCCTATTACCATAAGATAAAAGGAGGGCTTAGCCCGAAAACCGCGCCGACATATATCGTTAACCAGCAATAG
- a CDS encoding FlgO family outer membrane protein — MFKLKILKLFVVCFFLLGISLKLSAQDSAYDEMAKELSESASQLKSPKIALVPFSYADKTEKDDGGGTVVSERLTNKIVKLKKFLVIDRQNLEKVLSEQKLQTSGAVDPETAKKIGKVLGVEAIITGTLTNIAGGMVEVNAKLIRTETAEILNVSSSKIEKDWLSNQAVQPSAPQQQAYQEEVQPIQQVQPARKIKMDSYLDLFLAISAGGKGDVTFQNSRGFSRNDFNLNSACPASFTKFTLTNSTFDMSNPIGIRASFFSEKGYVGGAFDLMYYSSQLATQITKASFNGGAASDFNLSVSDYLKITTFLFDFDLMVRYPGKIVQPYIGFGLGLSINSVSSSYIKGFQNGVYGTGFSETDLGVGINIPIGIRFQFNNDIGAFLESRTMTNNINFSRNYVSGDSDTIAAKNSFTMLGVSFKMK; from the coding sequence ATGTTTAAATTAAAAATTCTGAAACTTTTTGTTGTTTGTTTTTTCTTGCTTGGAATTTCTTTAAAACTTTCTGCCCAGGATTCAGCTTATGATGAGATGGCTAAAGAGCTGTCGGAATCAGCAAGCCAACTGAAATCGCCGAAAATCGCGCTTGTCCCTTTCAGCTATGCAGATAAAACCGAAAAAGACGACGGCGGCGGAACCGTTGTTTCGGAAAGGTTGACCAACAAGATAGTAAAATTAAAAAAATTCCTGGTTATAGACAGGCAAAATCTTGAAAAAGTTTTATCCGAACAAAAGCTTCAGACATCCGGCGCGGTAGACCCTGAAACCGCAAAAAAAATCGGTAAAGTGCTCGGCGTTGAAGCCATAATTACAGGAACCCTTACCAATATTGCAGGAGGAATGGTTGAAGTAAATGCAAAACTCATACGGACAGAGACTGCAGAAATTTTGAATGTTTCTTCATCCAAAATTGAGAAAGACTGGTTAAGCAATCAAGCGGTTCAGCCGTCAGCGCCTCAGCAACAAGCTTATCAGGAAGAAGTACAGCCTATTCAACAGGTCCAGCCGGCAAGAAAAATTAAGATGGATTCTTACCTCGATTTGTTCCTTGCCATATCCGCAGGCGGAAAAGGCGATGTTACTTTTCAAAACAGCCGCGGTTTTTCAAGAAATGACTTTAATCTTAACAGCGCCTGTCCGGCTTCATTTACCAAGTTCACCCTCACTAATTCAACGTTTGATATGTCAAATCCTATCGGGATCAGGGCTTCTTTTTTCAGTGAAAAGGGTTATGTGGGCGGAGCTTTCGACTTGATGTATTATTCGTCACAATTGGCAACCCAGATCACTAAAGCGTCTTTTAACGGAGGGGCCGCATCAGATTTTAATTTAAGTGTGAGTGACTATTTAAAAATAACTACTTTTTTGTTCGATTTCGACCTTATGGTAAGATACCCTGGTAAAATTGTTCAACCTTATATCGGTTTTGGCCTCGGGCTTTCAATTAACTCCGTTTCATCGTCGTATATAAAGGGCTTTCAAAACGGCGTATACGGCACTGGATTCAGCGAGACCGACCTGGGGGTAGGAATTAACATCCCCATAGGCATAAGGTTTCAGTTCAATAACGATATAGGAGCATTCCTTGAATCCAGGACTATGACTAATAACATCAATTTTTCAAGAAATTATGTATCCGGGGACAGCGATACCATTGCAGCGAAAAATAGTTTTACAATGTTGGGGGTTTCGTTTAAGATGAAATGA
- the rfaD gene encoding ADP-glyceromanno-heptose 6-epimerase translates to MIVLTGGAGFIGSCFLWKLNKENIDDVIIVDFLGEKDKWPNLLGKKFKDYIQKDRFLKLVEEKKIPKPSFVVHMGACSSTTETDANYLIENNFEYSKKLALWCFNNNTPFMYASSAATYGAGEFGYDDTDENTYRLRPLNLYGFSKQLFDLWLLNNNLVSKATGLKFFNVFGPNEYHKEDMRSVICKKFDDVKNGQPMRLFKSYRSDYKDGEQKRDFIYVKDAIEAMWYFFKYFKKTGIFNLGTGVARSWNDVAKALFKALGKETKIEYFDMPENIRPKYQYLTQAKMDNLRSAGCNIKFSSLEDSVKDYSSYLINKSYL, encoded by the coding sequence ATGATAGTACTGACCGGCGGAGCCGGTTTTATAGGCAGTTGTTTCCTTTGGAAGCTGAACAAAGAAAATATTGATGATGTAATAATAGTTGACTTTCTGGGCGAAAAAGATAAATGGCCTAATCTTTTAGGAAAGAAATTTAAGGATTATATTCAAAAAGACAGATTTCTGAAGCTCGTTGAAGAAAAGAAGATCCCCAAACCTTCCTTCGTTGTCCATATGGGAGCATGCAGTTCAACAACCGAAACAGACGCAAATTACCTTATAGAAAATAATTTTGAATATTCAAAAAAACTGGCTCTCTGGTGTTTCAATAATAACACCCCTTTCATGTATGCGTCTTCCGCGGCCACATATGGAGCCGGAGAATTTGGCTATGACGACACCGATGAAAATACTTACAGGCTGCGTCCATTAAATTTATACGGTTTTTCAAAACAGCTTTTTGATCTTTGGCTTTTGAACAACAATCTTGTTTCAAAAGCGACAGGTTTGAAATTTTTCAATGTTTTCGGCCCTAATGAGTATCATAAAGAAGACATGAGAAGCGTAATATGCAAAAAATTTGATGATGTTAAAAACGGCCAGCCTATGCGGCTATTTAAATCATATAGAAGCGACTATAAAGACGGAGAGCAAAAAAGAGACTTCATCTATGTAAAAGATGCGATAGAAGCGATGTGGTATTTTTTTAAATATTTTAAAAAAACCGGAATATTTAATCTTGGAACCGGCGTGGCAAGAAGCTGGAACGATGTAGCAAAAGCTTTGTTTAAAGCCTTAGGAAAAGAAACAAAAATTGAATATTTTGATATGCCTGAAAATATCCGCCCAAAATACCAGTATTTGACGCAGGCAAAAATGGATAACTTAAGATCAGCGGGCTGCAACATTAAATTCAGTTCGTTAGAAGATTCAGTAAAAGACTACTCAAGTTACTTAATAAATAAATCCTACCTTTGA
- a CDS encoding NAD(P)/FAD-dependent oxidoreductase, whose product MIYDVIVIGGGASGMMSAGTASLLGLKTLLIEKNERLGKKLLITGKGRCNITNSGDTNSFISSYGKNGRFLYRALSEFSNEHLINFFHHLGVKTKLERGGRIFPLSDKSQDIVSALKKYLHENQCEISLNSSVGTITKDGDIFKIKVYPVRDLPSRRAGNGRFTNKDGSFTLSANYMTPNCRQEPAAFSNGASNNIFESKKVIIATGGCSYPLTGSTGDGYSFAKEFGHSITEITPALVPLETKESFVKKLQGLSLKNVLVKAFSEKKEISSEFGEMLFTHFGISGPVILTLSGTIVEELKKGRKVHISINFKPALSREILTKRLLREFESSSNKHLYNVLKSLLPEKLAELFIDLCEIPEKKPVHQITREERERIQNLLTDFRLEITKARGFDEAIITRGGISLNEINPYTMESKKVKGLFFCGEIIDIDGITGGYNLQEAFSTGYLAAKGASKS is encoded by the coding sequence ATGATATATGATGTCATCGTTATAGGCGGCGGCGCTTCAGGAATGATGAGCGCAGGAACCGCATCACTTCTGGGATTAAAGACCCTCCTGATTGAAAAAAACGAACGCCTCGGCAAAAAACTTCTGATTACCGGAAAAGGAAGATGCAATATAACAAACAGCGGCGACACAAATAGTTTTATTTCAAGTTACGGAAAAAACGGCAGATTCCTTTATCGGGCATTAAGCGAGTTTTCAAACGAACACCTGATAAATTTTTTTCATCATTTGGGAGTAAAAACAAAACTTGAACGCGGCGGAAGGATTTTTCCACTAAGCGACAAATCTCAGGATATAGTCAGCGCTTTAAAAAAATATCTTCATGAAAACCAATGCGAAATATCGCTCAACTCAAGCGTTGGGACTATCACAAAAGACGGCGATATTTTTAAAATAAAAGTTTACCCCGTTAGAGACCTGCCCAGCCGACGGGCGGGTAACGGGCGCTTCACGAATAAAGATGGCAGCTTTACACTGTCAGCTAACTACATGACTCCGAACTGTCGACAGGAGCCGGCAGCCTTCTCTAACGGGGCAAGTAATAATATCTTTGAATCAAAAAAGGTCATTATTGCTACGGGAGGCTGTTCCTATCCTTTGACCGGTTCAACAGGCGACGGATACTCTTTCGCTAAAGAATTCGGGCATTCTATCACCGAGATAACGCCTGCCTTAGTCCCCTTGGAAACAAAAGAATCTTTCGTGAAAAAACTTCAGGGCTTATCTTTAAAAAACGTTTTAGTTAAGGCATTTTCGGAAAAAAAAGAAATTTCGTCTGAATTTGGGGAGATGCTTTTTACCCACTTTGGTATTTCGGGACCCGTTATCTTAACTTTAAGCGGTACCATCGTTGAAGAATTAAAAAAAGGCAGAAAAGTTCATATTTCAATAAACTTTAAGCCCGCATTAAGCAGAGAAATTTTAACTAAACGATTATTAAGAGAATTTGAATCGTCAAGCAATAAGCATCTTTATAATGTTTTAAAATCCCTTCTTCCTGAAAAATTAGCCGAATTATTTATAGATCTTTGCGAAATACCAGAAAAAAAGCCTGTTCACCAAATAACCCGCGAAGAAAGAGAAAGAATACAAAACCTTCTTACAGATTTCAGGCTGGAAATCACAAAAGCTCGCGGTTTTGATGAAGCAATTATAACCAGGGGCGGAATTTCATTAAATGAGATAAATCCTTATACTATGGAATCTAAAAAAGTTAAGGGATTATTTTTTTGCGGTGAAATAATAGACATTGACGGTATAACGGGAGGATATAACCTCCAGGAAGCTTTCTCTACGGGATATCTTGCCGCAAAAGGAGCGTCAAAAAGCTAG
- a CDS encoding AAA family ATPase: MIIGLTGSYCSGKDTVAEYLVSKKKFFHLSLSDELRKILKSNNIETSRENLIRIGTELREKEGNGILAKMVLKEIPENRNYIITSIRHPAEIETLKTRDDFTLINVDAPANTRFERMKKRNRPGDPETFEKFIEMEKRESNDKGSGQQLQKCRELAQINFINDTNGLKELYTKIDSLLQRLNKEKPLQ, from the coding sequence ATGATAATCGGACTTACTGGGTCTTATTGTTCGGGCAAGGATACGGTAGCAGAATATCTGGTCAGCAAAAAAAAATTCTTTCACTTGTCGCTTTCGGATGAATTAAGAAAAATACTGAAATCAAATAATATTGAGACATCAAGAGAAAATCTTATTAGAATAGGAACCGAGCTAAGGGAAAAAGAAGGAAACGGAATTCTCGCAAAAATGGTTTTAAAAGAAATCCCTGAGAACAGAAATTATATAATCACTTCAATCAGGCATCCTGCTGAGATTGAGACCTTAAAAACCAGAGATGATTTTACGCTTATCAATGTTGATGCCCCGGCCAATACCAGATTTGAGAGGATGAAAAAAAGGAACCGCCCGGGCGACCCTGAAACTTTTGAAAAATTCATTGAAATGGAAAAAAGAGAATCTAATGACAAAGGTTCAGGCCAGCAGCTTCAAAAATGCAGGGAACTCGCACAAATAAACTTCATTAACGATACCAACGGCTTAAAAGAACTCTACACAAAAATTGATTCTCTTCTTCAAAGACTTAACAAGGAAAAACCCCTCCAATGA
- a CDS encoding PorV/PorQ family protein, protein MKKILIAFLSAFFITNLCFASFSKNDVGTSGAQFLKLGAGARASAMGDAFSAIAEDSTAIYWNPAGLAKMEKRSLSLMHSIWFDNMYYDWASFAINTNFGTLGIGAQYFSYGSIKKIDAFGTQISEFDPSDLAVNLSYAKELLGICLGLNAKYISSKIENTATAYAFDFGTRFNLTENNFPIAIVAQNIGTKLKYVEDEENLPLNFRLGCGFRFSSEWLIALDINSPVDNEINVCSGVEYKHETDDDVFISVRAGYNTKTKDLPGLKGITAGLGYTFHEYTFDYAFVPFGDFGTIHKLGLSIRF, encoded by the coding sequence ATGAAAAAAATTCTTATTGCGTTTTTGAGCGCTTTTTTCATAACAAATTTATGTTTCGCATCTTTCAGCAAAAATGATGTAGGCACATCCGGAGCCCAATTCCTTAAGCTGGGAGCCGGCGCAAGAGCCTCTGCTATGGGAGACGCTTTTTCTGCAATAGCCGAAGATTCAACCGCAATATATTGGAATCCTGCGGGACTTGCAAAAATGGAGAAAAGATCGCTTTCTTTGATGCATTCCATTTGGTTTGACAACATGTACTACGACTGGGCATCATTTGCCATAAACACAAATTTCGGGACCCTCGGTATAGGAGCCCAGTATTTTTCATACGGAAGCATTAAAAAAATTGATGCCTTTGGAACTCAGATTTCCGAATTTGATCCCAGCGACCTTGCAGTTAATCTATCCTATGCAAAGGAACTTTTAGGAATATGTCTGGGGCTTAATGCAAAATACATTTCATCAAAAATTGAAAACACCGCTACTGCCTATGCTTTTGATTTTGGAACCAGATTTAATTTAACCGAAAACAATTTCCCAATCGCTATTGTTGCCCAAAATATCGGAACAAAACTTAAATATGTTGAAGATGAGGAAAACTTGCCGCTGAATTTCAGGTTAGGATGCGGTTTTCGTTTTAGTTCTGAATGGCTTATTGCTTTAGATATAAATTCTCCGGTTGATAACGAAATTAATGTATGTTCCGGTGTTGAATACAAACACGAAACGGATGACGACGTCTTTATTTCAGTAAGGGCAGGATATAACACAAAAACAAAAGATTTACCCGGACTAAAAGGTATTACGGCCGGCCTTGGATATACTTTCCACGAGTATACTTTTGATTATGCTTTTGTTCCTTTCGGAGATTTCGGGACAATCCATAAACTAGGTTTATCAATAAGATTTTAA